The following are encoded in a window of Procambarus clarkii isolate CNS0578487 chromosome 33, FALCON_Pclarkii_2.0, whole genome shotgun sequence genomic DNA:
- the LOC138370799 gene encoding nose resistant to fluoxetine protein 6-like has product MIFKDLGSWLIDTTRDSSVWQVVAGWTLATITGILVVFGMWSYNTIPKKAQYDVVTQLVYGGGQRFTWGAVVAWVVFACHNGYGGLVNDLLSHPVWQPLSRLTYSMYLVAFPLQFAIVFSARTPYYYNYFNKIIETVGVLVISGIMATLVSLSVEAPVIGLEKVLLARPDSRSNDPISMGSKLSEQGTEFRLSEQDTEFRLSGDDNYSFISEMAELAHDNGTCSENVAVDNVNKL; this is encoded by the exons atgatttttaaggatcttggttcctggctcattgacactacaagagacTCTAGTGTG tgGCAAGTGGTAGCGGGATGGACACTGGCAACTATTACCGGTATCCTAGTTGTATTTGGCATGTGGAGTTACAACACGATTCCCAAGAAAGCCCAGTATGACGTGGTAACCCAGTTGGTGTATGGTGGGGGCCAGCGGTTCACCTGGGGCGCTGTAGTGGCTTGGGTGGTCTTCGCTTGTCACAACGGGTATGGAG GATTGGTGAATGACTTGCTCTCTCACCCTGTGTGGCAGCCACTAAGCCGCCTGACCTACTCCATGTACCTCGTGGCTTTCCCTCTCCAGTTTGCCATTGTCTTCAGTGCCAGAACTCCTTATTATTAcaactattttaacaag ATAATCGAAACTGTGGGAGTGTTAGTGATCAGTGGAATAATGGCTACGCTGGTCTCCCTTAGTGTAGAGGCTCCAGTCATCGGCCTTGAGAAGGTTCTCCTCGCACGACCTG ATTCTAGAAGCAATGATCCTATCAGTATGGGATCCAAACTCTCGGAACAAGGCACTGAATTCAGACTCTCGGAACAAGACACTGAATTCAGACTCTCGGGAGATGATAACTACTCATTTATTTCAGAAATGGCTGAACTGGCTCACGATAATGGCACATGTTCTGAGAATGTTGCTGTTGATAATGTTAACAAGTTGTAA